A stretch of the Enterobacter mori genome encodes the following:
- a CDS encoding DUF1627 domain-containing protein gives METVLDALKAMKKATYREVAARLDIEPVEALNMLREQKEQGLCDFYDGAWSLGTAKEQKPKRIRPKQPSPLVERVLSAMQGQGYMSANQVAEKLGKSPRALNASLGAMCKDGLVLRHVDGKNITWSLAGEPAIQEEPQEPAPEVSEQAAAPASKSTAEIIQDIPAFASRPDDLIIPSSRFISTEIRRTKAKLSNLQRLQAAVRELRRHKHLLQGLGND, from the coding sequence ATGGAAACCGTACTGGATGCACTGAAAGCCATGAAAAAAGCGACATATCGCGAAGTTGCTGCCCGTCTGGATATCGAGCCCGTTGAAGCGCTTAATATGCTGCGCGAGCAGAAAGAACAGGGTTTATGTGATTTTTACGATGGAGCATGGTCTCTCGGTACCGCGAAAGAGCAAAAGCCGAAGCGTATCAGACCCAAGCAGCCATCGCCGCTGGTGGAGAGGGTGTTATCAGCAATGCAGGGGCAGGGATATATGAGCGCCAACCAGGTCGCTGAAAAGCTGGGTAAAAGCCCGCGAGCCCTGAATGCATCGCTGGGCGCAATGTGCAAGGACGGTCTGGTCCTGCGCCATGTGGACGGGAAAAACATCACCTGGAGCCTGGCAGGCGAACCGGCAATACAGGAGGAGCCGCAGGAGCCAGCGCCAGAGGTTAGCGAGCAAGCAGCAGCGCCAGCCAGCAAATCCACCGCCGAAATTATTCAGGATATCCCGGCTTTCGCCAGCCGTCCGGATGATCTGATTATTCCGTCATCGCGTTTTATCTCGACTGAAATCCGCCGCACGAAAGCGAAGCTGTCGAATCTGCAACGTCTTCAGGCTGCCGTTCGCGAGCTGCGTCGCCACAAGCATCTGCTGCAGGGGTTGGGAAATGACTGA
- a CDS encoding transcriptional regulator, producing MTASYKNITEKAVRSIGTVSAVARKFNFKSSQSVANWIIRNRVPSERVIKLCEFGGWSVTPHELRPDLHPTPTSGIPVQDIPHAQKGSD from the coding sequence ATGACTGCTTCATACAAGAACATAACTGAAAAGGCTGTGAGGTCGATTGGTACGGTTTCGGCCGTCGCCCGTAAATTCAACTTTAAGTCCTCACAGTCAGTTGCAAACTGGATCATCCGAAACCGAGTTCCAAGTGAGCGAGTGATAAAGCTCTGTGAATTTGGCGGCTGGAGTGTCACCCCGCATGAATTACGTCCGGATTTGCATCCAACCCCTACCAGCGGAATTCCTGTTCAGGATATCCCACACGCGCAAAAGGGGTCTGACTGA
- a CDS encoding Ref family recombination enhancement nuclease: MKKADNLHLSRVAALGCIVCRNQNLGETPAEIHHIRTGQGTSQRADHRKSIPLCHLHHRNGGYGVAIHAGRKQWERNFGTELQLLEQIQLELGVFYA, from the coding sequence ATGAAGAAAGCAGATAACCTCCATCTTTCGCGTGTGGCCGCACTTGGCTGCATCGTGTGCAGAAATCAGAACCTGGGCGAAACGCCTGCGGAAATCCACCACATCCGGACCGGGCAGGGCACAAGCCAGCGCGCTGACCATCGGAAATCAATTCCCCTGTGCCATTTGCACCATCGCAACGGCGGTTATGGTGTGGCGATTCATGCTGGCCGTAAGCAATGGGAGAGAAACTTCGGTACCGAGTTGCAGCTGCTGGAGCAGATCCAGTTAGAGCTGGGGGTGTTCTATGCCTAA
- a CDS encoding helix-turn-helix domain-containing protein: MTINAPCLTLLPMVEKANKHQDFANRLTEEMRRQRRSVKDLSQACDVTYEMARRYTLGTAKPRDEKLQKIADWLNVQAAWLDYGEGESAPVKLPETELPGFAATESDAGSDAEFSDLSEDEKRLVRVYRQFPSVEAKNMLLAFEMRYKQLYDFFLKYANTPQK, translated from the coding sequence ATGACTATAAACGCGCCGTGCCTTACTCTTCTACCTATGGTAGAAAAAGCGAATAAACATCAAGATTTCGCCAACCGACTGACCGAGGAAATGCGCAGACAGCGCCGTTCTGTAAAGGATTTAAGTCAGGCTTGCGATGTCACTTACGAAATGGCTCGTCGTTATACGTTGGGCACGGCCAAACCACGCGATGAGAAACTACAAAAGATAGCTGACTGGCTAAATGTCCAAGCGGCATGGCTGGATTACGGCGAAGGGGAAAGCGCGCCAGTTAAGCTTCCGGAAACGGAGTTGCCGGGCTTCGCTGCGACAGAATCAGACGCTGGCAGTGATGCAGAATTCAGTGATTTAAGTGAAGACGAAAAGCGACTGGTTCGAGTGTATCGACAGTTCCCAAGTGTTGAAGCCAAAAACATGCTACTGGCTTTCGAAATGCGGTATAAACAGCTTTATGATTTCTTTCTGAAGTACGCCAACACCCCGCAGAAGTAA
- a CDS encoding IS3 family transposase (programmed frameshift) has translation MGRKKYSSEFKQQVVLHYLNSGDGAKKTARLFGVDHGAVRRWTEHWKVNGVNGFSIPTRAYSAEFKESVVLWMQQHNKSSRKAAAEFCIATAYTVSKWERLYREGGVIALQDKPRGRPVKSGKNETSDKKLKNSPPAFQSVEEELEYLRAENAYPKKASGLDSGKAEDKAKIITELRQNHNLRMLLHIAGLPRSTYYWHVRAEDSGERYEGEQQRIAALFHYHKGRYGYRRITLALRNEGYGINHKTVRKLMRKMGLASCLRSKKYQSYKGTYGKIAPNILSRNFKASSPNQKWVTDVTEFNVKGTKLYLSPVLDLYNSEIIAWHMTTHPGMNLVDNMLSKAIQRLKPDERPILHSDQGWQYQMARYQEKLKVKGIEQSMSRKGNCLDNAVIENFFGLLKTECWYHEEYENTDHLRKVVEEYIHYYNNERIKLKLNGLSPVQYRTQAMSAAS, from the exons ATGGGCAGAAAAAAATATTCATCTGAATTCAAGCAACAAGTTGTTCTCCACTATCTGAACAGTGGTGACGGTGCAAAGAAAACGGCCAGGCTGTTCGGCGTCGATCACGGAGCGGTCAGACGCTGGACTGAACACTGGAAAGTGAACGGGGTGAACGGTTTTTCCATTCCTACCAGAGCTTACTCTGCTGAGTTCAAAGAGTCTGTTGTGCTCTGGATGCAGCAACATAACAAGTCATCCCGGAAAGCTGCGGCGGAGTTTTGCATCGCAACCGCTTATACTGTCAGCAAGTGGGAGCGCCTTTACCGTGAAGGCGGTGTTATTGCCTTACAAGATAAACCCAGAGGGCGTCCGGTGAAGTCTGGTAAGAACGAAACGTCAGATAAAAAACTTAAAAATTCCCCTCCAGCGTTTCAGAGCGTTGAAGAAGAGCTTGAATACTTGAGGGCGGAAAATGCCTACC CTAAAAAAGCTTCAGGCCTTGATTCGGGAAAAGCAGAAGACAAAGCAAAAATAATTACCGAATTGAGGCAAAACCATAACCTGAGGATGCTGCTTCATATAGCAGGATTGCCTCGCAGCACTTACTACTGGCACGTTAGGGCGGAGGACAGTGGAGAGCGCTATGAGGGCGAACAGCAAAGAATAGCCGCACTGTTTCATTATCATAAAGGACGATATGGTTACCGCCGCATTACCCTGGCGTTGCGCAATGAAGGCTACGGCATAAATCATAAAACAGTACGAAAACTGATGCGTAAGATGGGGCTGGCCTCATGCCTGAGAAGCAAGAAGTATCAGTCATACAAAGGTACCTACGGTAAAATCGCACCAAACATCCTGTCTCGTAATTTTAAGGCCAGCAGTCCAAACCAGAAATGGGTTACAGACGTGACCGAGTTCAACGTAAAAGGGACAAAGCTATATTTGTCACCAGTGCTGGATCTGTATAACAGCGAGATAATAGCCTGGCATATGACGACGCATCCGGGAATGAACCTGGTCGACAACATGCTCAGCAAGGCCATACAGCGGCTAAAGCCAGATGAAAGACCGATACTGCACTCTGATCAGGGCTGGCAATATCAGATGGCACGGTATCAGGAAAAGCTTAAGGTTAAAGGTATAGAGCAAAGCATGTCGCGCAAAGGAAACTGTCTGGACAATGCAGTGATAGAAAACTTTTTTGGTCTGTTGAAGACAGAATGTTGGTACCACGAAGAGTATGAAAATACGGACCATCTACGAAAAGTAGTGGAAGAGTACATCCATTATTACAACAACGAACGAATCAAGCTAAAACTAAACGGCCTGAGTCCAGTACAATACCGAACTCAGGCTATGTCAGCCGCCAGTTAA
- a CDS encoding SDH family Clp fold serine proteinase: MDEVRRKYLSQLSNHTGRNVITYYSGWLQHGGAEVRHLTQMTDDDKNGLMTAINGLDVSKGLDLILHTPGGDIAALESIGHYLRSKFGTNIRAIVPMISMSCGTMLACCANEIIMGKQSNIGPIDPQFNGFSTHAIIEEWNRAQTEIFQNPAAVQMWQFILQKLNPTIIGECEKAIKWANEIVKHWLMTGMFDNDPEAESKATHVCSELNNHHTTYTHSRHIHFDKAQKIGLNVTELESDQVLQDLVLTIHHSYMHSFGGAPLAKIIENHNGNAMIWNIQS; the protein is encoded by the coding sequence ATGGATGAGGTTCGCCGTAAATACTTATCTCAACTTTCGAATCATACTGGAAGAAATGTAATCACATATTACTCAGGGTGGTTACAGCATGGTGGTGCAGAAGTACGCCATCTTACTCAGATGACTGATGATGATAAGAACGGGTTGATGACAGCCATCAATGGTTTAGATGTATCAAAAGGGTTGGATTTGATACTTCATACTCCTGGTGGTGATATTGCCGCTTTGGAATCAATCGGGCATTACTTAAGGTCGAAGTTTGGAACTAACATCAGAGCAATTGTTCCTATGATTTCAATGTCCTGCGGAACTATGCTTGCATGTTGTGCCAATGAAATCATCATGGGTAAACAGTCCAACATTGGCCCAATTGATCCTCAGTTCAACGGTTTCTCTACCCATGCCATCATTGAAGAATGGAATCGTGCGCAGACGGAAATTTTTCAAAATCCCGCAGCTGTTCAGATGTGGCAGTTCATTCTTCAAAAGCTGAACCCGACGATAATCGGCGAGTGTGAGAAAGCAATAAAATGGGCAAATGAGATTGTTAAGCATTGGCTTATGACAGGCATGTTTGATAATGATCCTGAGGCAGAATCAAAAGCAACACATGTTTGTTCAGAGTTAAACAACCATCACACAACCTATACCCACTCGCGTCATATTCATTTTGATAAGGCGCAGAAAATTGGGTTGAATGTTACCGAACTTGAAAGTGATCAAGTACTTCAAGATTTGGTTTTGACTATACATCACAGCTACATGCATTCTTTTGGTGGAGCACCACTGGCAAAAATCATTGAAAATCATAACGGTAACGCAATGATTTGGAATATCCAGTCTTAA
- a CDS encoding glycoside hydrolase family 19 protein — MNQTQFQKAAGISAGLAVRWFHYIDAAMKEFGITAPLDQAMFIAQIGHESGGFTQLVENLNYAAEKLVPTFGSHRITPQQAAALGRTATQPANQKAIANLVYGGEWGKKNLGNQTAGDGWKYRGQGLKQITGLNNYRSCGQSLKLDLVSHPELLQVDEHAVRSAAWFYVSRGCLLHSGDVERVTLLINGGSNGLDKRRALFNLAKSVMV, encoded by the coding sequence GTGAACCAAACACAATTTCAAAAGGCGGCAGGTATCAGCGCCGGGCTAGCCGTGCGCTGGTTTCATTACATCGATGCTGCAATGAAAGAATTCGGCATTACCGCACCGCTTGACCAGGCCATGTTCATCGCACAGATAGGGCATGAGTCCGGAGGGTTCACCCAGTTGGTGGAAAACCTGAACTATGCGGCGGAAAAACTGGTTCCGACGTTCGGCAGCCACCGCATTACCCCCCAGCAGGCCGCCGCACTCGGCAGAACGGCAACTCAACCGGCCAACCAGAAAGCGATCGCCAATCTGGTTTACGGCGGTGAGTGGGGTAAAAAAAACCTGGGCAACCAGACCGCTGGTGATGGCTGGAAATATCGCGGACAGGGACTAAAGCAAATCACCGGTCTGAACAACTATCGCAGCTGCGGCCAGTCGCTAAAGCTTGACTTGGTGTCGCACCCCGAATTGCTGCAGGTGGATGAGCACGCCGTCCGTTCTGCTGCGTGGTTTTATGTGTCCCGTGGTTGCCTGCTTCACTCCGGCGATGTTGAGCGCGTAACGCTGCTTATCAATGGCGGTAGTAACGGGCTGGATAAACGCCGCGCGCTGTTTAACCTGGCGAAATCCGTAATGGTGTGA
- a CDS encoding HNH endonuclease, with protein sequence MPPRIKRPCRHKGCVALTNDSSGYCDEHRQQHAGEGWRNYQNGKSRHERGYGRPWEVRRARILQRDKHICQACRRVGIATRASTVDHVLAKAHGGTDDDFNLEALCWPCHRAKTARERLR encoded by the coding sequence ATGCCCCCACGTATCAAAAGGCCATGCAGGCACAAAGGCTGTGTTGCCCTGACAAATGACTCAAGCGGCTACTGCGATGAACATCGGCAGCAGCATGCCGGTGAAGGATGGCGCAACTATCAGAATGGCAAAAGTCGACACGAACGTGGATACGGGCGTCCCTGGGAAGTCAGGCGTGCACGTATTCTCCAGCGAGATAAACACATCTGCCAGGCGTGCCGACGCGTTGGCATAGCAACACGTGCGAGTACCGTCGACCATGTCCTCGCTAAGGCTCACGGCGGAACGGATGATGATTTCAATCTGGAAGCATTGTGCTGGCCATGCCACAGAGCCAAGACCGCAAGAGAACGTCTCAGGTGA
- a CDS encoding P27 family phage terminase small subunit, with the protein MSTGVRSPGGGRKPKKTGTQVSSLTRAVSPPDELLGEMAIDAWKRTCKILINRGSFEMEDCYLLMEYCNTVQLLYDANQEIKADGIGDETAAGGQKMGAAVKARDKYISQLIRLSVVLKLDPNSRARKRAPGEESKSGNEFDEF; encoded by the coding sequence ATGAGTACCGGAGTGAGATCGCCGGGGGGAGGTCGTAAGCCGAAGAAGACCGGAACGCAGGTAAGTTCTCTGACTCGTGCAGTTTCACCGCCAGATGAACTGCTGGGTGAGATGGCGATCGATGCCTGGAAACGAACCTGCAAAATTCTGATTAACCGTGGTTCGTTTGAAATGGAGGACTGCTATCTGCTGATGGAATATTGCAATACGGTGCAGCTCCTTTACGACGCGAACCAGGAAATAAAAGCTGATGGGATTGGGGATGAAACTGCTGCCGGTGGGCAGAAAATGGGAGCTGCAGTAAAGGCGCGGGATAAGTATATCTCACAGCTTATCCGTCTTAGCGTAGTTCTGAAACTTGATCCCAACAGCAGAGCCAGAAAACGCGCGCCGGGCGAAGAAAGTAAATCCGGCAATGAATTTGACGAATTTTGA
- a CDS encoding RusA family crossover junction endodeoxyribonuclease — protein MPKYIITPVGKPRMTRRDKWKQRPPVMRYRMFCDEARLHGIQVPESGAHITFVLPMPKSWSKKKRAAMDGQPHQQKPDLDNLKKSLLDALFEDDSHIWDARTSKVWGETGMIIIENIGEKNA, from the coding sequence ATGCCTAAATACATCATCACCCCAGTCGGCAAACCCCGCATGACACGCCGCGATAAGTGGAAGCAGCGCCCGCCGGTGATGCGCTATCGCATGTTCTGCGATGAAGCTAGGCTGCATGGAATCCAAGTACCGGAGAGCGGCGCCCATATAACTTTCGTTTTGCCGATGCCAAAGAGCTGGAGCAAGAAAAAGCGCGCAGCTATGGACGGCCAACCCCATCAGCAAAAGCCCGATCTGGACAACTTAAAAAAATCTCTGTTGGACGCCTTGTTTGAGGATGATTCCCACATTTGGGACGCCCGGACATCAAAAGTATGGGGCGAAACCGGAATGATAATCATCGAAAACATTGGAGAGAAAAATGCGTGA
- a CDS encoding phage holin family protein, whose product MSAEPITATITAGVAAGTTGITFATLFPEATPAVMVCSLAGAALYILSSEDHKIWKQILFALISFIGGIYCAGTASEIIAALINAGLNQLSPPVTIKVSPAIGALAASTVSVTILLRILARSKTGNLPGVKGEE is encoded by the coding sequence ATGTCCGCAGAACCAATAACTGCAACGATAACGGCGGGCGTGGCTGCTGGTACAACCGGAATCACCTTCGCCACGCTTTTTCCAGAGGCTACGCCAGCAGTGATGGTCTGCTCCCTCGCAGGGGCTGCGCTATATATCCTCAGCTCTGAGGACCACAAAATCTGGAAGCAGATTCTTTTTGCGCTCATTTCGTTTATCGGTGGCATTTACTGTGCCGGTACTGCTTCAGAAATTATCGCCGCCCTTATCAACGCCGGCCTGAATCAGCTTAGCCCGCCAGTCACTATCAAGGTTTCGCCAGCGATTGGCGCACTGGCGGCTTCAACGGTTTCCGTGACAATTCTGCTGCGCATTCTTGCCCGCTCAAAAACAGGCAATCTGCCCGGCGTGAAGGGGGAAGAATGA
- a CDS encoding toxin YdaT family protein, translating to MEIKKLACELESWAQERGWKTVTQLITPHHFGDLLLPLDNVTDPDEYARRLHNNKQIIQRAFRNDTPNYLKQAEALSYAIRTAIDNELAQKDCLHYRAARVNKECIEATNAVFTGKPQPVIRRETLEAIDALAQMVGVKVKLISTCSNAA from the coding sequence ATGGAAATCAAAAAATTGGCATGTGAGCTGGAGTCCTGGGCACAGGAAAGGGGCTGGAAGACGGTGACGCAGCTGATAACCCCACATCACTTTGGCGATCTGCTTCTTCCACTGGATAACGTAACGGATCCGGACGAGTACGCGCGCCGACTGCACAACAACAAGCAGATTATTCAGCGGGCATTTCGCAACGATACGCCTAACTACCTGAAACAGGCTGAAGCGCTGAGCTATGCCATCCGTACCGCCATTGATAACGAACTCGCGCAGAAGGACTGCCTGCACTACCGGGCGGCCAGGGTTAACAAGGAGTGTATCGAAGCCACCAACGCGGTATTCACCGGCAAACCGCAACCGGTAATCCGGCGCGAGACTCTGGAAGCGATCGACGCGCTGGCGCAGATGGTGGGCGTCAAAGTGAAGCTGATTTCGACTTGTTCGAACGCAGCCTAG
- a CDS encoding antiterminator Q family protein, with amino-acid sequence MRDMYEVMDRWGAWAAADCSGVDWQPIAAGFKGLLPHGKKSRLQCDDDQGILIDGCVARLKKYKPEEYELIISHFVIGISLRCIAKKRKCSDGTIRRKLQATLGYIDGVMSMLN; translated from the coding sequence ATGCGTGACATGTACGAGGTAATGGACCGCTGGGGAGCCTGGGCGGCGGCTGATTGTAGTGGCGTTGACTGGCAACCTATTGCAGCCGGGTTTAAAGGTCTGTTACCACACGGGAAAAAGTCGCGCCTGCAATGTGATGATGATCAAGGGATCTTGATTGATGGTTGTGTAGCTCGTCTGAAGAAATATAAGCCGGAAGAGTATGAGCTAATTATCTCTCACTTCGTTATTGGAATTTCACTTCGTTGTATCGCTAAAAAGCGGAAATGCTCTGACGGTACAATACGAAGAAAGTTGCAAGCAACTTTAGGTTACATAGATGGTGTCATGTCTATGCTAAATTAA
- a CDS encoding phage holin family protein, whose translation MTWLLLNFPWLLLHLNALACIMISFRLMFFRKRSMRRRRVMEFLAYGLILAPAYTAFRIWHGDYVQVDYGEILINLVVCVAVWRAGGNIARITGESTT comes from the coding sequence ATGACGTGGCTGCTGCTGAACTTTCCATGGCTGTTGCTTCACCTTAATGCACTGGCCTGCATCATGATTTCGTTCCGCCTGATGTTTTTCCGTAAGCGCAGTATGCGGCGCCGCCGGGTAATGGAGTTTCTGGCGTATGGGCTGATTCTGGCTCCTGCATACACGGCTTTCCGCATCTGGCACGGCGATTATGTGCAGGTCGATTACGGTGAAATCCTCATTAATCTTGTTGTCTGCGTGGCTGTCTGGCGTGCGGGCGGCAATATCGCTCGCATTACGGGAGAGAGCACAACGTGA
- a CDS encoding ATP-binding protein, which yields MQNAGSILDRLRRVIPAGIEPKFNSAAELMAWQREEGQKRAAEIDKINQQARAEKIFGRSGIQNLHRSCSFANYAVESDGQRHALSMAKSYAQNFGTGFASFVFTGKPGTGKNHLSAAIGNYLLKQGRTVLIVTVPDLTLRARACYDEGQSEAALLDDLCKVDLLVLDEVGIQRDSRGEKVLLNQIIDRRLAAMRPVGVLTNLNYGALVETLGERVVDRLRMDNGIWVNFDWESYRGNVSHLRPVK from the coding sequence ATGCAAAACGCAGGTTCGATTCTTGATCGCCTTCGCCGTGTGATTCCGGCAGGCATTGAACCCAAATTCAACAGTGCAGCTGAGCTGATGGCTTGGCAGCGCGAAGAAGGGCAAAAGCGCGCGGCTGAGATTGACAAGATCAACCAGCAGGCGCGGGCAGAGAAAATTTTCGGGCGATCCGGGATCCAGAACCTGCACCGCAGCTGCAGCTTCGCAAATTACGCGGTGGAAAGCGACGGCCAGCGCCATGCGCTGAGTATGGCAAAGAGCTACGCGCAAAATTTTGGTACCGGGTTTGCCAGCTTCGTCTTCACCGGGAAGCCGGGCACCGGCAAAAACCACCTTTCAGCGGCCATCGGCAATTATCTGCTGAAGCAGGGGCGAACGGTTCTGATCGTGACGGTGCCCGATCTTACCCTCCGCGCCCGGGCCTGCTACGACGAAGGGCAGTCTGAAGCTGCGCTGCTGGATGACCTCTGCAAGGTTGATCTGCTGGTGCTCGACGAAGTTGGCATTCAGCGTGACAGCCGCGGCGAGAAAGTTTTGTTGAACCAGATTATCGATCGCCGCCTGGCCGCAATGCGCCCGGTTGGCGTTCTGACCAACCTGAATTACGGCGCGCTGGTAGAAACCCTGGGTGAAAGGGTTGTTGACCGCCTGCGTATGGATAACGGCATTTGGGTGAACTTTGACTGGGAGAGCTATCGCGGAAATGTTAGCCACCTGAGACCTGTTAAGTAA
- a CDS encoding helix-turn-helix domain-containing protein, producing the protein MSMELMVQAMKVKVGNPLRKLVLLKLADNASDQGECWPSYQHIADQCEISRRSVMNHVAALCESGLMRKETRSGPKGNGSNFYRLTLSGANTSVVVVQEIHQDGEANSLGDGAGDSPDGAPHSPGDSEGDSPRISHSSEPVKEPENTSCPDASLSDGKISKDEFLKRHPEAVVAHAGKRQWGSKEDLTCAQWMWNRIVKLYEKAAETDGELVRPKEPNWALWSNEIRLMCAIDGRTHKQICELFSRVQRDPFWCRNVMSPSKLREKWDDLVLRLPSQGAAHYQAGGRDINQISRPDNTVPPGFRG; encoded by the coding sequence ATGAGCATGGAACTGATGGTTCAGGCGATGAAGGTCAAGGTGGGAAACCCGCTTCGTAAGCTGGTCCTGCTTAAGCTGGCCGATAACGCAAGTGACCAGGGCGAGTGCTGGCCGAGCTATCAGCATATCGCTGATCAGTGTGAGATCAGCCGTCGTTCAGTCATGAATCATGTTGCCGCGCTTTGCGAGTCTGGACTGATGCGGAAAGAGACCAGATCGGGGCCGAAAGGCAATGGCAGCAATTTTTACCGACTCACTCTAAGCGGCGCAAATACCAGCGTCGTGGTAGTGCAGGAGATTCACCAGGATGGTGAAGCAAATTCACTAGGGGATGGTGCAGGAGATTCACCAGATGGTGCACCACATTCACCAGGGGATAGTGAAGGAGATTCACCCAGAATCAGTCACTCTTCTGAACCAGTCAAAGAACCAGAAAATACTTCTTGTCCGGACGCTTCGCTGTCCGACGGGAAGATTTCAAAAGATGAATTTTTAAAACGTCATCCGGAGGCTGTGGTAGCCCATGCAGGAAAACGGCAGTGGGGCAGCAAAGAAGATCTTACCTGCGCCCAGTGGATGTGGAATCGCATCGTCAAGCTCTACGAGAAAGCCGCAGAAACCGACGGGGAGCTGGTGCGACCAAAAGAGCCGAACTGGGCATTGTGGTCCAACGAAATCCGCCTGATGTGTGCCATTGACGGCAGAACGCATAAGCAAATTTGTGAATTGTTTTCGCGTGTACAGCGTGATCCGTTCTGGTGCCGGAACGTGATGTCACCGTCCAAACTACGCGAAAAATGGGATGACCTGGTTCTTCGTCTTCCGTCGCAGGGGGCTGCGCATTACCAGGCTGGTGGTCGGGATATAAATCAAATTTCCCGCCCGGATAACACTGTACCGCCAGGATTCAGGGGGTAA